In Denticeps clupeoides chromosome 1, fDenClu1.1, whole genome shotgun sequence, a single window of DNA contains:
- the coa8 gene encoding cytochrome c oxidase assembly factor 8 isoform X1 produces the protein MQRGQNVENNNKPHASPLQNAKDIRAHPRRGSFPSAVPGKHAKIQFSPSSSSKHDWIGPPDRLSNLRPIIYHIPEQETPLERQLRHLRQETEDWNHAFWTNQNVAFSQEKEDYILLQLKAKGLSERDETGRKRTLNSEEMAVFYKDFLDKNFQKHASYNKEWYRRNFRITLLMARVALQNTLRTLMGKGRGKEEGRTSGRSTT, from the exons ATGCAGCGAGGACAGAATGTTGAAAATAACAATAAACCACACGCCTCACCTCTTCAGAACGCCAAAGACATTCGCGCACATCCCCGAAGAGGCTCGTTTCCGTCAGCTGTACCGGGAAAACATGCG AAAATCCAGTTCAGCCCATCTTCCAGTTCTAAGCATGACTGGATTGGTCCCCCAGACAGACTGTCAAATCTGCGGCCAATCATATATCATATACCTGAACAAGAAACCCCATTGGAACGGCAACTAAGGCACTTGAGGCAAGAGACAGAAGACTGGAACCATGCGTTCTGGACCAATCAAAATGTGGCATTTAGCCAg GAAAAAGAAGATTATATCCTGTTACAGCTGAAAGCAAAGGGGTTGTCTGAGAGGGATGAAACTG gGAGGAAACGAACTCTAAATAGTGAGGAGATGGCTGTGTTCTACAAAGACTTTCTGGACAAGAACTTCCAAAAGCATGCCAGCTACAACAA AGAATGGTACAGGCGCAATTTTAGAATTACGCTGCTGATGGCAAGAGTGGCTCTACAGAACACGCTGAGGACGCTCATGGGAAAAGGACGGgggaaggaggaagggaggacaAGCGGAAGATCCACAACATGA
- the coa8 gene encoding cytochrome c oxidase assembly factor 8 isoform X2 yields MSLTITTAVLKRSPCSRYSLRSLRCWHSANETQKQKPREQKIQFSPSSSSKHDWIGPPDRLSNLRPIIYHIPEQETPLERQLRHLRQETEDWNHAFWTNQNVAFSQEKEDYILLQLKAKGLSERDETGRKRTLNSEEMAVFYKDFLDKNFQKHASYNKEWYRRNFRITLLMARVALQNTLRTLMGKGRGKEEGRTSGRSTT; encoded by the exons ATGAGTTTAACCATAACTACGGCGGTATTAAAAAGGTCGCCATGCTCGCGCTACTCGCTCAGGTCTCTCCGCTGCTGGCACAGCGCGAATGAAACGCAGAAGCAGAAACCGCGAGAGCAG AAAATCCAGTTCAGCCCATCTTCCAGTTCTAAGCATGACTGGATTGGTCCCCCAGACAGACTGTCAAATCTGCGGCCAATCATATATCATATACCTGAACAAGAAACCCCATTGGAACGGCAACTAAGGCACTTGAGGCAAGAGACAGAAGACTGGAACCATGCGTTCTGGACCAATCAAAATGTGGCATTTAGCCAg GAAAAAGAAGATTATATCCTGTTACAGCTGAAAGCAAAGGGGTTGTCTGAGAGGGATGAAACTG gGAGGAAACGAACTCTAAATAGTGAGGAGATGGCTGTGTTCTACAAAGACTTTCTGGACAAGAACTTCCAAAAGCATGCCAGCTACAACAA AGAATGGTACAGGCGCAATTTTAGAATTACGCTGCTGATGGCAAGAGTGGCTCTACAGAACACGCTGAGGACGCTCATGGGAAAAGGACGGgggaaggaggaagggaggacaAGCGGAAGATCCACAACATGA